The proteins below come from a single Candidatus Methylomirabilota bacterium genomic window:
- a CDS encoding 4Fe-4S binding protein codes for MIARLLGAGLLALMPAAVAAHGEHGGAKALGETTVVTVQGYQVELMSHPGPLARGQEGHLVARILTDSSGAPVAGGRVRLSLAPAGAAHAPQAAPELTWAGSYTLPVIPTRGGPHQVRVILDELQGRQFEPPLTVDFPVAVGPAPGMGAPGWALLALATGLAVFGLYGIVLRARLVHSAEDSLNLLDVRWLRRLLTWPGFQPSLQIPLLLLMGVVVVLGFIDVQDGGVNLATKLTWTIWWAGIIFTFFLLGRVWCLACPFGALNEWASRLAAPLRRLPAPFRNLWWATGTFVLLTWADEQLGVVRSPRVTAWIVLFFAGLAVAVGLLYQRRSFCRHLCPIGGLIGIYSMVAPLELRARDRAVCAADPDKACYRGGGMAASGCPMFEFPGSMDRNNYCTLCARCVTACGRENLALRIRALGKDLWASRRRLLDESYLAVALVGLTLLVTAQMLTGWPAWISALAQWLPPAVRGGLKPVTYLGIVESGVLLGGSLVAVPLAVLGGAAVADRLVGDGRLGIRRTFVVFGYMFVPVGLAVHLAHNLAHLLGEGAGIVPVVQRAVSVYTPFSVGVPDWGVRPLAPEPVIAVFQMAFVIGFFVLSLHAGHRLALRAYPDPRTASRALIPMATLSLLFTLAAIALLMQPMGMRHGM; via the coding sequence ATGATCGCGCGCCTGCTGGGGGCCGGGCTCCTCGCGCTCATGCCCGCCGCGGTCGCCGCCCACGGCGAGCACGGCGGGGCCAAGGCGCTCGGGGAGACGACCGTGGTCACGGTCCAGGGCTACCAGGTCGAGCTCATGAGCCATCCGGGCCCGCTCGCTCGCGGTCAGGAAGGTCATCTCGTGGCCCGGATTCTGACCGACTCATCGGGAGCGCCGGTAGCCGGCGGCCGGGTGCGGCTGAGCCTCGCTCCGGCGGGCGCGGCTCACGCGCCGCAGGCGGCACCCGAGCTGACGTGGGCCGGCAGCTACACCCTTCCGGTGATCCCCACGCGGGGCGGCCCCCACCAGGTGCGCGTGATCCTGGACGAGCTCCAGGGCCGCCAGTTCGAGCCGCCACTGACCGTGGACTTTCCGGTCGCGGTCGGACCGGCTCCGGGCATGGGCGCGCCCGGGTGGGCGCTGCTGGCTCTCGCGACCGGCCTCGCCGTCTTCGGCCTTTACGGCATCGTCCTCCGAGCCCGGCTGGTGCATTCGGCGGAGGACAGCCTGAACCTTCTCGACGTCCGGTGGCTGCGGCGCCTCCTGACCTGGCCGGGCTTCCAGCCCTCGCTCCAGATCCCGCTCCTCCTCCTCATGGGGGTCGTGGTCGTGCTCGGGTTCATCGACGTCCAGGACGGCGGGGTCAACCTCGCCACCAAGCTCACCTGGACGATCTGGTGGGCGGGGATCATCTTCACGTTTTTCCTCCTGGGCCGCGTGTGGTGCCTGGCCTGCCCGTTCGGGGCGCTGAACGAATGGGCCTCGCGGCTCGCGGCGCCCCTCCGCCGGCTTCCGGCTCCGTTCCGCAACCTGTGGTGGGCGACCGGGACGTTCGTCCTCCTGACCTGGGCCGACGAGCAGCTCGGGGTCGTGCGCTCGCCCCGGGTGACCGCCTGGATCGTGCTCTTCTTCGCGGGACTCGCGGTAGCGGTCGGCCTCCTCTACCAGCGCCGGAGCTTCTGCCGCCACCTCTGTCCGATCGGTGGGCTCATCGGGATATACTCGATGGTGGCTCCGCTCGAGCTTCGCGCCCGGGACCGCGCGGTGTGCGCGGCCGACCCCGACAAGGCCTGCTACCGAGGCGGAGGGATGGCGGCGTCCGGGTGCCCGATGTTCGAGTTCCCGGGCAGCATGGACCGGAACAACTACTGCACCCTCTGCGCCCGCTGCGTGACCGCCTGCGGCCGGGAGAACCTCGCGCTGCGGATTCGGGCGCTGGGCAAGGACCTCTGGGCGTCCCGACGGCGCCTCCTCGACGAGTCCTATCTGGCGGTCGCGCTCGTCGGCCTCACGCTTCTGGTGACCGCTCAGATGCTGACGGGCTGGCCGGCCTGGATCTCGGCGCTGGCCCAGTGGCTTCCGCCGGCGGTCCGCGGCGGGCTGAAGCCCGTCACCTACTTGGGGATCGTGGAGTCCGGCGTCCTGCTCGGCGGCAGCCTGGTCGCGGTGCCGCTCGCGGTCCTCGGCGGCGCGGCGGTGGCTGATCGCCTGGTCGGGGACGGTCGTCTGGGGATTCGTCGAACCTTCGTCGTCTTCGGCTACATGTTCGTCCCGGTCGGGCTGGCCGTGCACTTGGCCCACAACCTGGCGCACCTGCTCGGGGAAGGCGCCGGGATCGTCCCGGTGGTCCAGCGCGCCGTGTCCGTCTACACTCCCTTCTCCGTGGGCGTGCCCGACTGGGGCGTCCGCCCGCTCGCGCCCGAGCCGGTCATCGCCGTCTTCCAGATGGCCTTCGTGATCGGCTTCTTCGTCCTCTCGCTTCACGCGGGACACCGGCTGGCGCTCCGCGCGTACCCGGATCCCCGGACGGCGAGCCGCGCGCTCATCCCGATGGCGACGCTGTCCTTGCTCTTCACCCTGGCCGCGATCGCGTTGCTGATGCAGCCCATGGGAATGCGTCACGGCATGTAG
- a CDS encoding CYCXC family (seleno)protein, producing the protein MAGRHGWGWGLAALAAGLVVGAGVLWWRAEAPPSARGADGPVLSASRAPAPAAGRREMRPTLDPARFVGKAARAHQVAREIPDVLDRLYCYCECDKHVGHKSLLSCYTDGHAATUDICMDEALDASRMVKAGYSVAEIRAAIDAKYGR; encoded by the coding sequence ATGGCAGGGCGTCACGGCTGGGGCTGGGGGCTGGCCGCTCTCGCGGCCGGCCTGGTCGTCGGAGCCGGGGTCCTTTGGTGGCGGGCCGAGGCACCGCCCTCGGCGCGCGGCGCCGACGGCCCGGTCCTGTCGGCGTCGAGGGCTCCGGCACCGGCCGCGGGGCGCCGGGAGATGCGGCCGACCCTCGACCCGGCGCGCTTCGTCGGCAAAGCCGCCCGGGCCCATCAGGTCGCCCGCGAGATCCCGGACGTCCTCGACCGGCTCTACTGCTATTGCGAGTGCGACAAGCATGTCGGCCACAAGAGCCTGCTCTCCTGTTACACCGACGGCCACGCGGCCACCTGAGACATCTGCATGGACGAGGCGCTGGACGCGTCTCGCATGGTGAAGGCGGGGTACTCGGTGGCCGAGATCCGCGCCGCGATCGACGCGAAGTACGGCCGATGA
- a CDS encoding c-type cytochrome: MAWASIAVALLLSAASASAQEQPPYPFAPSLANVAGGKVFAEKGCGLCHAIRGLGATAGPDLTRIDRKSFFDLGAAMSNHLRGVNIRKPPLSSEEVTTLIAFLFTLQYYDVAGDAKSGERLFTAKGCIQCHEVGGKGGRRGPGLDFLKRAASPVLVAAALWNHGPEMAEQLEKAGIPRPTFEGKELADISAYILESAQVGAGGLERVAPGVPERGAKLFAAKQCIVCHSVGGKGGKVGPELGRRHHVSLTEFAATMWNHGPKMWARMQERRIQVPRLKGQEMADIVAYLYVSHYFDQEVGPARGQQVVADKGCLTCHAARGAGGKLAADLTTYKALRSSAGLVAALWNHPRYLEKERKEVLWPLLTGPELADMAAYLGSLPKK; this comes from the coding sequence ATGGCCTGGGCGAGCATCGCGGTGGCACTGCTTCTCTCCGCCGCGTCGGCGTCGGCGCAAGAGCAGCCCCCTTATCCCTTCGCGCCCAGCCTGGCGAACGTCGCCGGCGGCAAAGTCTTCGCGGAGAAGGGGTGCGGCCTGTGTCACGCGATTCGCGGGCTGGGCGCGACGGCGGGCCCCGATCTCACCCGGATCGACCGGAAGAGCTTCTTCGACCTCGGCGCGGCGATGTCCAATCACCTGCGCGGAGTCAACATTCGGAAGCCGCCGCTCAGCTCCGAAGAGGTGACCACCCTCATCGCGTTCCTGTTCACCCTCCAGTACTACGACGTAGCGGGCGACGCGAAGAGCGGCGAGCGGCTCTTCACCGCCAAAGGCTGCATTCAGTGTCATGAAGTCGGCGGCAAGGGCGGCCGGCGCGGCCCCGGCCTGGACTTCCTCAAGCGCGCGGCCTCGCCCGTGCTGGTGGCCGCCGCGCTCTGGAACCACGGACCGGAGATGGCCGAGCAGCTCGAGAAGGCGGGCATCCCGCGGCCGACCTTCGAGGGGAAAGAGCTCGCGGACATCAGTGCCTACATCCTGGAGAGCGCCCAGGTGGGCGCCGGCGGGCTCGAGCGGGTCGCGCCCGGGGTTCCCGAGCGCGGCGCGAAGCTCTTCGCCGCCAAGCAGTGCATCGTCTGCCACTCGGTGGGGGGCAAGGGCGGCAAGGTGGGACCCGAGCTGGGCCGGCGGCACCACGTGAGCCTCACCGAGTTCGCGGCCACGATGTGGAATCACGGGCCGAAGATGTGGGCGCGAATGCAGGAGCGCAGAATCCAGGTCCCTCGGCTCAAAGGGCAAGAGATGGCGGACATCGTGGCCTATCTCTATGTCTCCCACTACTTCGACCAGGAGGTCGGCCCGGCCCGCGGCCAACAGGTGGTGGCGGACAAGGGATGCCTGACCTGTCACGCGGCCCGCGGCGCCGGTGGAAAGCTCGCCGCGGACTTGACGACCTACAAGGCCCTCCGGTCGTCGGCCGGCCTGGTGGCTGCGCTCTGGAACCACCCGCGCTATCTGGAGAAGGAGCGGAAGGAAGTGCTCTGGCCCCTGCTCACCGGCCCCGAGCTGGCGGACATGGCGGCCTACCTCGGTTCGCTGCCGAAGAAGTAG
- a CDS encoding cbb3-type cytochrome c oxidase subunit I, with the protein MPLLIRRYVKTSFVFLLLGLALGGYITVEVNLRGRGVPWPLVTAHVHLLLVGFMLTLVFGVATWMFPRPARGDERYRPWLAEATYWLLTLSTAVRTLGELGSAAAGSRGDSVLAAVGGLGQVGAALLFVVNMWVRVRMPALAPPVERNRPPPPPAS; encoded by the coding sequence GTGCCGCTCCTCATCCGCCGCTACGTCAAGACGAGCTTCGTCTTCCTCCTCCTCGGGCTCGCGCTCGGCGGCTACATCACCGTCGAGGTCAACCTCCGCGGGCGCGGTGTGCCATGGCCGCTGGTCACTGCCCACGTGCACCTCCTCCTGGTGGGCTTCATGCTCACGCTCGTCTTCGGGGTGGCGACGTGGATGTTCCCCCGGCCTGCGCGAGGTGACGAGCGCTATCGGCCGTGGCTCGCCGAGGCGACCTACTGGCTCCTGACGCTCTCGACGGCGGTCCGCACCCTCGGCGAGCTGGGTTCGGCGGCGGCCGGGTCCCGCGGCGACTCCGTCCTGGCGGCAGTGGGAGGCCTCGGGCAGGTGGGCGCCGCGCTCCTTTTCGTCGTCAACATGTGGGTGCGCGTCAGGATGCCGGCGCTGGCGCCGCCGGTCGAGCGCAATCGGCCTCCGCCGCCCCCGGCGTCTTGA
- a CDS encoding universal stress protein, translated as MKAVERILCATDLSPASGAAWAFAQRLALAAKAELVLLHVMPSIPVPEAGPLDASAFERLADELRAQRLAELGRFAEFVIDDRLPVTVRVEEGLAAERILATADKDGAGLVVVGTHGRTGLDRLLLGSVAEEVIHRASCPVVTVRPIPGVMEAAGRRLRRIVYATDFSPASAKAWPWARVVMEATAGEVDLLHVLLPDGPEREPARRELEQWVAAGDLPSGRTQVHVAQGGAADEIVRLARARRADLIVLGTHGRTGLTRLALGSVARQVLHLAPCPVLTVGPSVAAGPTR; from the coding sequence ATGAAGGCCGTGGAACGGATCCTCTGCGCGACGGATCTGTCCCCGGCCTCGGGGGCGGCGTGGGCGTTCGCCCAGCGGCTCGCGCTGGCGGCGAAGGCCGAGCTCGTCCTCCTGCACGTCATGCCGTCCATCCCCGTCCCCGAAGCGGGTCCCCTCGACGCGTCGGCGTTCGAGCGCCTCGCCGATGAGCTCAGGGCGCAGCGGCTCGCCGAGCTGGGTCGCTTCGCCGAGTTCGTGATCGACGATCGGCTCCCGGTGACCGTCCGGGTGGAGGAAGGCCTGGCCGCTGAGCGGATCCTCGCCACGGCCGATAAGGACGGCGCGGGGCTCGTCGTCGTCGGTACCCACGGCCGGACCGGACTGGACCGACTCCTTCTGGGATCGGTGGCGGAGGAGGTGATCCACCGGGCCAGCTGCCCGGTCGTGACGGTGCGGCCCATCCCCGGGGTGATGGAGGCGGCCGGCCGCCGGCTCCGGCGGATCGTGTACGCGACGGACTTTTCGCCGGCGTCAGCGAAGGCCTGGCCCTGGGCCCGGGTGGTGATGGAGGCGACGGCCGGGGAGGTCGACCTGCTCCACGTCCTTCTCCCAGACGGCCCTGAGCGCGAGCCGGCCCGGCGTGAGCTCGAGCAGTGGGTCGCTGCCGGAGATCTCCCCTCCGGGCGAACGCAGGTCCACGTCGCTCAGGGTGGCGCGGCCGACGAGATCGTCCGGCTGGCCCGGGCTCGACGCGCCGACTTGATCGTGCTGGGCACGCACGGCCGCACCGGCCTCACGCGCCTGGCGCTCGGCAGCGTCGCCCGCCAGGTCCTTCACCTGGCCCCATGCCCCGTGCTCACCGTGGGACCCTCTGTCGCAGCCGGGCCCACGCGCTGA
- a CDS encoding beta-propeller fold lactonase family protein, with protein MRRSAPLRHLLGAGLALALALPPFGAAADEGERLFTRSCGICHSLDRPRSKRWDEAKWREAVERMRSYGAQISPEQAGEIVEFLARTAGPTVPEAGSAPVAAAPGAVGAVARAAVVHEDSGDVWVLDTTSGDVLGKVKVGKLPHGLAVSPDGRTLYVTNMGSDDITVIDLARLTASRMGGTGRNPHEAAVSPDGRFLYVSNASSASVTVHDMARHASVARIRVGRFPHGIAIAPDGKAVYVANMDSASISVIDTRTHRVVATIKTPAGPHRVEVSPDGTRLFVVAADADRLVVIDARRREVLRAIPVGKEPYAMALTADGGVWVAAAAGKTVELVDPQAGVVNQRIPLPGHPHDVALTPDGTTLWVADVDRNRVYLVDTGGGAVTTAIPVGQRPHLIRLLP; from the coding sequence GTGCGCCGCTCAGCTCCGCTTCGCCACCTCCTCGGGGCCGGCCTCGCCTTGGCCCTCGCGCTGCCGCCCTTCGGGGCGGCAGCCGACGAGGGCGAACGGCTCTTCACCCGTTCGTGCGGCATCTGCCACTCGCTCGACCGGCCGCGGTCGAAGCGCTGGGACGAAGCGAAGTGGCGGGAGGCGGTTGAGCGGATGCGGTCCTATGGCGCCCAGATCTCCCCGGAGCAGGCTGGGGAGATCGTCGAGTTCCTGGCCCGGACGGCGGGCCCGACCGTTCCCGAGGCGGGCTCGGCGCCGGTGGCGGCGGCGCCCGGGGCGGTCGGGGCCGTGGCCCGCGCCGCGGTCGTGCACGAGGATAGCGGGGACGTCTGGGTGCTCGACACGACATCGGGCGACGTGCTGGGCAAGGTCAAAGTGGGGAAGCTCCCGCACGGCCTGGCCGTGTCGCCGGACGGCCGCACGCTCTACGTCACCAACATGGGGTCGGACGACATCACGGTCATCGACCTCGCGCGCCTGACCGCGAGCAGAATGGGCGGCACCGGGCGCAACCCGCACGAGGCCGCCGTCAGCCCGGACGGCCGGTTCCTCTACGTGTCGAACGCGTCCTCGGCCTCCGTCACGGTGCACGACATGGCGCGGCACGCGAGCGTCGCCCGGATCCGGGTGGGCCGGTTCCCGCATGGCATCGCGATCGCGCCGGACGGGAAGGCGGTCTACGTCGCGAACATGGACTCGGCCTCGATCTCGGTGATCGATACGCGCACCCACCGCGTGGTCGCCACCATCAAGACCCCCGCCGGGCCCCATCGGGTGGAGGTCTCGCCCGACGGCACCCGGCTCTTCGTGGTCGCCGCCGACGCGGACCGACTCGTCGTGATCGACGCGCGGCGCCGCGAGGTGCTACGCGCGATTCCCGTCGGCAAGGAGCCTTACGCCATGGCGCTGACGGCGGACGGCGGCGTCTGGGTGGCGGCGGCCGCCGGGAAGACCGTGGAGCTCGTGGATCCCCAGGCGGGCGTGGTCAACCAGCGGATCCCGCTGCCCGGACATCCCCACGACGTCGCCCTGACGCCCGACGGGACGACGCTGTGGGTCGCGGACGTGGACCGGAACCGCGTGTACCTGGTCGACACGGGAGGCGGCGCGGTCACCACCGCGATTCCGGTCGGGCAGCGGCCCCACCTGATCCGTCTTCTGCCGTGA
- the nirK gene encoding copper-containing nitrite reductase, translated as MDRRLVRLAVALALGLIASAAPGGAAWAEGPVTALLTAPPLVPPPVERTGPATVRVTLETSEVKGLLAPGVEYTFWTFGGTVPGPMIRVRVGDTVELTLKNAPTSEFAHSIDLHAVTGPGGGAKATQVQAGKDATFRFKALNPGLYVYHCATPHIPTHVANGMYGLILVEPEGGLPKVDREYQVVQGDFYTKGPRGQKGHQLFDLAKARAEQAEYVVFNGAMGALTGAKALKATVGETVRLYVGNGGPNLVSSFHVIGEIFDAVYPEGAVGKEPTRNVQTTLVPAGGSAMVEFKVEVPGTYVLVDHAIFRAIDKGAVGQLVVSGPEAPDIFQVIKPGADDAGH; from the coding sequence ATGGATCGACGTCTCGTGCGGCTTGCTGTCGCGCTCGCGCTCGGGCTGATCGCGTCCGCCGCGCCCGGAGGAGCCGCGTGGGCCGAGGGCCCCGTGACCGCGCTCCTCACGGCGCCGCCGCTGGTGCCGCCGCCGGTCGAGCGAACCGGCCCCGCCACGGTCCGCGTCACGCTGGAGACCTCGGAGGTGAAGGGCCTGCTGGCCCCTGGTGTGGAGTACACGTTCTGGACGTTCGGGGGCACCGTGCCCGGCCCGATGATCCGCGTCCGCGTCGGGGACACCGTGGAGCTGACCCTGAAGAACGCGCCGACCAGCGAGTTCGCCCACTCGATCGACCTCCACGCGGTGACGGGACCCGGCGGCGGCGCCAAGGCCACCCAGGTCCAGGCCGGCAAGGACGCCACCTTCCGGTTCAAGGCTCTGAACCCGGGTCTCTATGTGTATCACTGCGCCACGCCCCACATCCCGACCCACGTGGCCAACGGGATGTACGGGCTCATCCTGGTGGAACCGGAGGGCGGCCTCCCCAAGGTCGATCGCGAGTATCAGGTGGTCCAGGGCGACTTCTACACGAAGGGCCCCCGCGGCCAGAAGGGACACCAGCTGTTCGATCTGGCCAAGGCGCGCGCCGAGCAGGCCGAGTACGTCGTCTTCAACGGGGCGATGGGCGCGCTGACGGGTGCCAAGGCGCTCAAGGCCACCGTGGGCGAGACGGTCCGGCTGTACGTGGGAAACGGCGGCCCGAATCTCGTCTCCTCGTTCCACGTGATCGGCGAGATCTTCGACGCGGTCTACCCGGAGGGCGCCGTCGGCAAGGAGCCCACCCGCAACGTCCAGACGACCCTCGTGCCGGCCGGCGGATCGGCGATGGTCGAGTTCAAGGTGGAGGTGCCCGGAACCTACGTCCTCGTGGACCACGCCATCTTCCGCGCGATCGACAAGGGCGCCGTTGGCCAGCTGGTGGTCTCGGGGCCCGAGGCGCCCGACATCTTCCAGGTGATCAAGCCCGGCGCCGACGACGCGGGACACTGA
- a CDS encoding multicopper oxidase family protein, whose amino-acid sequence MTSSLVRAGIAAGLVSLVILVGLGVAAADTRPAKEFSIYVAETEHEFFPGGPKIQAWAFNGQVPGPILRVTEGDLVRVHFTNKHTSNHTLHFHGLNVPNEMDGVAYGHLGHLEVKPGETHTYEFVAGPPGTHMYHCHVNSPQHIDMGMVGVLIVEPRDKSAEPRVDQERVLLLDDWYINDQGGHEAMAHPAMIHQANYFTVNGKAFPATEPIKLTQGETVRVRMINVGYQAHSMHLHGHSFVVTHRDGRLIRTPQEQDTLLIGPGERYDLVFTAVEPGLWLLHCHVVPHVTNDGQYPGGLLVPVVTAPRQAANTHGHAAPTGSTH is encoded by the coding sequence ATGACGTCATCGCTGGTGCGCGCCGGGATCGCTGCTGGGCTGGTCAGCCTCGTCATCCTCGTCGGGCTCGGGGTGGCCGCCGCCGACACGCGTCCGGCCAAGGAATTCTCGATCTACGTGGCCGAGACCGAGCACGAGTTCTTTCCGGGCGGGCCCAAGATCCAGGCCTGGGCGTTCAACGGACAGGTGCCGGGTCCGATCCTCCGCGTCACCGAGGGCGACCTCGTGCGGGTCCATTTCACCAACAAGCACACGTCGAACCACACGCTGCACTTCCATGGCCTCAACGTGCCCAACGAGATGGACGGGGTCGCCTACGGGCATCTCGGCCACCTCGAGGTCAAGCCCGGGGAGACCCACACCTACGAGTTCGTCGCCGGCCCGCCCGGCACCCACATGTACCACTGCCACGTCAACTCGCCCCAGCACATCGACATGGGGATGGTCGGGGTCCTGATCGTGGAACCGCGGGACAAGAGCGCCGAGCCCCGAGTAGACCAGGAGCGGGTCCTGCTGCTCGATGACTGGTACATCAACGACCAGGGCGGACACGAGGCGATGGCCCACCCCGCCATGATCCACCAGGCGAACTACTTCACCGTCAACGGCAAGGCGTTCCCGGCCACCGAGCCCATCAAGCTCACGCAGGGCGAGACGGTGCGGGTCCGCATGATCAACGTCGGCTACCAGGCCCACTCGATGCACCTCCACGGCCACTCGTTCGTCGTGACCCACCGGGACGGCCGGCTCATCAGGACGCCTCAGGAGCAGGACACGCTCCTGATCGGTCCCGGCGAGCGCTACGATCTGGTGTTCACGGCTGTCGAGCCGGGGCTCTGGCTTCTTCACTGCCACGTCGTGCCCCACGTGACCAACGACGGCCAGTATCCCGGTGGCCTCCTGGTGCCGGTGGTCACGGCGCCGCGGCAGGCGGCCAACACCCACGGTCACGCCGCGCCCACGGGCAGCACCCACTGA